A genome region from Arachis duranensis cultivar V14167 chromosome 6, aradu.V14167.gnm2.J7QH, whole genome shotgun sequence includes the following:
- the LOC107492080 gene encoding uncharacterized protein LOC107492080 produces the protein MGAPKKSGGGGRVSVTEDSDELVRVPLQAILLADSFNTKFRPITLECPKVLLPLVNVPMINYTLTWLESAGVEDVFVFCCAHSKQVIDYLDKSGWLSQPNFSVTTIESHNSVSAGDALRLIYERNVIHGDFVLISGDTVSNMSLTQALAEHKERKKRDSNAVMTMVIKRSKTNPAIHQSRLGTDELFMAINPDTKQLLYYEERTDLSKGVMHLDKSFLADNPSLTLHHDKQDCYIDICSPEVLSLFTDNFDYQHLRRHFVKGLLVDDIMGYKIFVHEIHSNYASRIDNFRSYDTVSRDIIHRWTYPMVPDVMNYGNTATKLERQGMYRASEISQSQTAVIGPFTVLGFGTKIGNNTIISDSVIGKGCKIGSNVQIKGCYIWDHVTIEDGCKLNHAIVCNEVTLKSGAVLEPGVILSFKVVVGPEFVVPPYSYVSLLQQPVEEDSDEELEYADSTSVITSKVDKSDEEDASEVPEARISSVSELGMGGVGYIWQKCEGSQEEEWRHSVAPIPADKISEAMKTMEDDLELTHDGSILPPSGELIPDSNDSDEDNEDSRDDFFEREVEATFLRAVNENIQEDHLILEVNSLKLSCNKLTADCAGAVFYAMMKYAVDTPHSSLDGLMQNVKAVLSKWKKALTSYLTDIDEQIEIILKFEEICLESAKEFAPLFSKILLYMYTEDIIEEDAILSWEDEKRDADEADKVFVNKAQDLIQWLKVAEEEDE, from the exons ATGGGTGCGCCGAAGAAGAGCGGCGGCGGAGGCAGGGTTTCCGTCACAGAGGATTCCGACGAACTGGTTCGTGTTCCGTTGCAGGCCATCCTCTTAGCTGATAGCTTCAACACCAAGTTCAGACCTATCACCCTCGAATGCCCGAAGGTCCTCTTGCCTCTTGTCAATGTTCCGATGATCAATTACACCTTGACCTGGCTCGAATCTGCCGGCGTCGAAGACGTTTTCGTTTTCTGCTGCGCCCATTCCAAGCAAGTCATCGACTATTTGGACAAATCCGGTTGGCTCTCTCAGCCTAATTTCTCCGTAACCACCATTGAATCGCACAATTCCGTCAGCGCCGGTGACGCCCTCCGCCTAATCTACGAGCGTAACGTG ATTCATGGAGACTTTGTCCTCATCAGTGGTGATACTGTGAGCAACATGTCGCTTACTCAGGCACTTGCAGAGCacaaagaaaggaagaagagggaTAGTAATGCCGTCATGACAATGGTTATCAAACGCTCAAAAACTAACCCCGCTATTCATCAGTCTCGGCTTGGTACCGATGAGCTTTTCATGGCCATTAATCCGGATACCAAGCAGCTTTTGTATTATGAGGAGAGGACTGACCTTTCCAAAGGGGTTATGCATCTTGACAAGTCATTTCTTGCTGATAACCCTTCCCTCACCTTGCACCATGACAAGCag GATTGTTACATTGACATCTGCTCGCCTGAAGTCCTTAGCCTGTTTACGGACAATTTTGATTACCAACATCTGCGGCGTCATTTTGTGAAGGGATTGCTTGTTGATGAT ATAATGGGGTACAAAATTTTCGTgcatgaaatccactcaaactATGCTTCACGGATTGATAATTTCCGGAGCTATGACACTGTTAGCAGGGATATAATCCATAGATGGACGTATCCAATGGTGCCAGATGTTATGAATTATGGCAACACAGCTACTAAACTTGAACGACAGGGAATGTATCGTGCTTCAG AAATATCACAATCACAAACCGCTGTTATTGGTCCCTTCACTGTTCTAGGATTTGGCACCAAAATTGGGAATAACACTATAATTTCGGATTCCGTTATTGGAAAAGGATGTAAAATTGGATCAAACGTTCAGATTAAAGGTTGCTACATATGGGACCATGTCACCATAGAAGATGGCTGTAAACTTAACCATGCTATTGTTTGTAATGAGGTGACTTTGAAGTCAGGAGCTGTTCTGGAACCTGGTGTTATTTTGTCATTCAAG GTTGTAGTTGGGCCAGAGTTTGTTGTCCCTCCTTATTCATATGTATCACTATTACAACAGCCTGTTGAGGAAGACAGTGATGAGGAGCTTGAATATGCTGACAGTACTAGCG TCATCACAAGCAAAGTGGATAAGTCGGATGAAGAGGATGCATCTGAAGTACCAGAGGCACGTATTAGCTCTGTTTCAGAG CTAGGTATGGGTGGGGTTGGTTACATTTGGCAAAAATGTGAAGGAAGCCAGGAAGAAGAGTGGAGGCATTCAGTGGCACCTATTCCTGCAGATAAAATTTCTGAGGCAATGAAAACCATGGAAGATGATCTGGAGTTAACTCATGATGGCAGTATTCTCCCACCTTCTGGAGAGCTGATACCTGATTCTAATGACTCAGATGAAGATAATGAAGACTCCAGGGATGATTTCTTTGAGAGAGAG GTTGAAGCGACATTCCTCAGGGCTGTGAATGAAAACATACAAGAAGACCACTTGATCTTAGAAGTTAACTCTTTGAA GTTGTCATGCAATAAGCTGACTGCTGATTGTGCGGGAGCTGTGTTTTATGCTATGATGAAGTATGCAGTAGACACTCCCCATAGTTCACTTG ATGGCTTGATGCAGAATGTTAAGGCTGTTCTATCAAAATGGAAAAAGGCTCTTACATCCTATCTGACAGACATAGATGAGCAG ATTGAGATCATACTGAAATTCGAAGAAATTTGTTTAGAATCTGCTAAGGAGTTTGCTCCATTATTCAGTAAG ATTTTGCTCTACATGTATACTGAggatattattgaagaagatGCTATTTTAAGTTGGGAAGATGAGAAGAGAGACGCAGATGAGGCAGATAAAGTATTTGTTAACAAGGCTCAAGATTTGATCCAA TGGCTAAAAGtggctgaagaagaagatgaatag
- the LOC107492081 gene encoding sodium/hydrogen exchanger 1 — MAIDHISSLFAKLQALSTSDHGSVVSMNIFVALLCACIVIGHLLEENRWMNESITALVIGICTGILILMLSGGRSSHILVFSEDLFFIYLLPPIIFNAGFQVKKKQFFVNFITIMMFGAIGTLISCAIITYGVAKTFKKIGIRSLEIADYLAIGAIFSATDSVCTLQVWNCMIQVLNQDETPLLYSLVFGEGVVNDATSVVLFNAIQSFDINQINPSIGLHFFGNFLYLFTTSTLLGVFTGLLSAYIIKKLYIGRHSTNREFALMMLMAYLSYMMAELCYLSGILTVFFCGITMSHYTWHNVSESSRITTKHAFATLSFVAETFIFLYVGMDALDIDKWRFASDRPATSLAVSSVLLGLVLAGRAAFVFLLSFISNITRKSSKEGISFRQQVIIWWAGLMRGAVSMALAYNQFTLLGHTAKRANAIMITSTITVVLVSTVVRPFVYYFYFPPKITSDHYG, encoded by the exons ATGGCTATTGATCATATAAGTTCTCTGTTTGCGAAATTGCAAGCATTATCGACTTCAGATCATGGCTCCGTTGTGTCCATGAACATATTTGTGGCACTTCTGTGTGCTTGTATTGTCATTGGACATCTTCTTGAGGAAAATCGCTGGATGAATGAGTCCATCACTGCCCTTGTCATA GGAATATGCACCGGCATACTCATTTTGATGCTTAGCGGTGGTAGAAGCTCTCATATTCTTGTTTTCAGTGAGGACCTTTTCTTCATATACCTTCTGCCACCTATCATATTTAATGCCGG GTTTCAGGTGAAAAAGAAGCAGTTTTTTGTTAACTTTATCACCATCATGATGTTTGGTGCTATTGGTACATTGATAAGTTGTGCCATCATAACTTACG GTGTCGCAAAAACTTTTAAGAAGATTGGAATTCGTTCACTGGAGATTGCGGATTATCTAG CAATTGGTGCAATATTTTCTGCTACGGATTCTGTGTGCACCTTACAGGTTTGGAACTGTATGATACAGGTGCTAAATCAGGATGAGACACCTTTATTGTACAGTCTTGTATTTGGAGAGGGTGTTGTAAATGATGCTACATCAGTGGTGCTTTTCAATGCGATCCAAAGTTTTGACATCAACCAAATTAATCCATCAATAGGGTTGCATTTCTTTGGCAACTTCTTGTATCTATTTACCACAAGCACTCTTCTTGGGGTTTTT ACTGGTCTACTCAGTGCTTACATTATTAAGAAGCTTTACATTGGCAG GCACTCAACAAATCGTGAGTTTGCTCTGATGATGCTAATGGCATACCTTTCCTACATGATGGCTGAA TTATGCTATCTGAGTGGAATTCTCACTGTGTTCTTTTGTGGGATTACAATGTCTCACTATACTTGGCATAATGTGTCTGAAAGCTCAAGAATCACTACCAA ACATGCGTTTGCTACTTTGTCATTTGTTGCCGAGACTTTTATCTTCCTTTATGTTGGTATGGATGCCTTGGACATTGATAAATGGAGGTTTGCTAGCGATAG GCCTGCAACTTCTCTTGCTGTGAGCTCAGTATTGTTGGGTCTAGTACTTGCTGGAAGAGCAGCATTTGTTTTCCTCTTATCATTCATATCCAACATCACTAGGAAGTCATCAAAAGAGGGCATAAGCTTCAGGCAGCAG GTGATTATTTGGTGGGCTGGTCTTATGAGAGGAGCTGTTTCAATGGCACTTGCTTATAATCAG TTCACCTTGTTAGGGCATACTGCAAAGCGAGCGAATGCCATTATGATCACCAGCACCATCACTGTTGTGTTAGTCAGTACAGTGGTAAGACCCTTTGTCTACTATTTCTATTTTCCACCAAAAATTACCAGTGATCATTACGGTTAA
- the LOC107492082 gene encoding superoxide dismutase [Cu-Zn], whose product MVKAVAVLSSSEGVSGTIHFSQEGNGPTTVTGNLAGLKPGLHGFHVHALGDTTNGCMSTGPHFNPNNKEHGAPEDENRHAGDLGNVNVGDDGTVSFSISDSQIPLSGPNSIVGRAVVVHADPDDLGKGGHELSKSTGNAGGRVACGVIGLQG is encoded by the exons ATGGTGAAGGCTGTGGCAGTTCTTAGCAGCAGTGAGGGTGTCAGTGGAACTATTCACTTCTCTCAGGAAGGAAATG GTCCAACCACTGTGACTGGAAATCTTGCTGGCCTTAAGCCTGGTCTTCATGGGTTCCATGTCCATGCCCTTGGAGACACCACAAATGGTTGCATGTCAACTG GACCGCATTTCAATCCTAACAACAAGGAGCATGGTGCCCCTGAAGATGAGAACCGCCATGCTGGTGATTTAGGAAATGTTAATGTTGGAGATGATG GAACTGTTAGCTTCTCCATTTCCGACAGTCAG ATCCCTCTTAGCGGACCAAACTCCATTGTTGGAAGGGCTGTTGTTGTCCATGCTGATCCTGATGATCTTGGGAAAG GTGGGCATGAGCTTAGCAAATCCACTGGAAATGCTGGTGGCAGAGTAGCTTGCG GGGTTATTGGTTTGCAAGGCTAG
- the LOC107491804 gene encoding coiled-coil domain-containing protein SCD2-like: protein MMSNRGPDQSPTARSMMINRTPQPPLPSSTTGDQPPSARASAIRPTPVNKVVMVPSSVPITLRRDSFANIPPLDTTTLDFKKDRRMSFDLGSMKVRSEPTNQRPPTELEDELDILQEENESLHEKLRLTEEKWEEAESRIRQLEQQLAFANLAEGTTLEARLLNRKEAAMQQREAALRIASKGRGSLEAAAQRADAEVENEEVVSALEKLRLVTQRMILTAEEMEEVTLKRCWLARYWGLCVHYGIHADIAEAKYNYWSIFAPNPFEVVLAAGKKAKLPGGGRSVDEEENKRDLKDLTGEGNIESMLFVEQGLRELASLKVEEALAVAMAQHRRPNSLKAGFTDDLKLPIEGQCDAFELTQEEAEDVSFKQAWLTYIWRRAKTHEIEADIADDRLHFWINHTSKTPSSQDAVDVERGLAEIKKLGIEIQLWDESRRELLEELEDENTKTPSRADF from the exons ATGATGTCGAACAGAGGACCGGATCAGTCGCCTACTGCTCGGTCTATGATGATTAATCGGACACCTCAGCCGCCACTTCCCAGTAGCACCACTGGCGATCAGCCTCCGTCTGCTCGTGCATCGGCGATCCGTCCAACTCCGGTCAATAAGGTGGTTATGGTGCCGTCTAGTGTACCCATCACACTCAGGCGTGATTCTTTTGCAAATATTCCTCCCTTGGATACAACTACCTTAGATTTCAAGAAAGACAGAAG AATGTCATTCGATTTGGGGAGCATGAAAGTAAGATCAGAACCTACCAATCAGCGTCCTCCTACGGAGCTTGAGGATGAG CTTGATATCCTACAAGAAGAAAACGAGAGTTTGCATGAAAAG CTTCGGCTTACAGAGGAGAAGTGGGAGGAAGCTGAATCCAGGATTAGGCAACTAGAGCAACAG CTTGCTTTTGCCAATCTTGCAGAAGGTACAACTTTGGAGGCTCGCCTTTTAAACAG GAAGGAAGCAGCAATGCAGCAAAGAGAG GCTGCTCTGAGAATTGCTTCTAAGGGTCGTGGAAGTTTGGAAGCTGCAGCGCAGAGGGCAGATGCTGAG GTTGAAAACGAGGAGGTGGTGTCTGCATTGGAAAAGCTACGGCTTGTGACTCAACGAATGATACTTACGGCAGAAGAAATG GAAGAGGTTACTTTAAAGAGGTGTTGGCTGGCAAGATATTGGGGTTTATGCGTTCACTATG GTATTCACGCTGATATTGCTGAAGCAAAATACAATTACTGGTCTATCTTCGCGCCTAATCCTTTTGAAGTTGTATTAGCTGCGGGAAAGAAAGCGAAACTACCAGGAGGAG GTCGCAGTGTAGATGAGGAGGAAAATAAACGTGACTTGAAGGACCTTACAGGGGAGGGAAATATTGAGAGCATGCTTTTTGTCGAGCAAGGGTTGCGGGAATTAGCTTCACTAAAG GTTGAAGAAGCATTGGCAGTTGCAATGGCTCAACATAGGCGACCAAATTCACTGAAAGCAGGTTTTACAG acGATTTGAAACTGCCAATTGAAGGGCAATGTGACGCATTTG AATTGACCCAGGAAGAGGCCGAAGATGTGTCTTTTAAGCAG GCCTGGCTTACATATATTTGGAGGAGAGCAAAAACGCATGAAATTGAAGCAGACATAGCAGACGATCGTTTGCATTTCTGGATCAACCATACTTCTAAGACACCTAGCTCACAAGATGCGGTTGACG TTGAGCGTGGACTTGCTGAGATCAAGAAGTTGGGTATTGAAATTCAGCTGTGGGATGAATCACGCAGAGAGTTGCTGGAAGAGCTAGAAGATGAGAATACCAAAACACCCAGTCGTGCTGACTTTTGA
- the LOC110272925 gene encoding coiled-coil domain-containing protein SCD2-like encodes MDRRRSYERQQSSTPTTPTSPSSGTPQNLHARAGSTGSVMANPRRVQNIAATKAAAQRLAQVMSHSTVDVDDEDEEEVSLDYSTLSVGIGLGAARPARPHSPMRVPAIPEQPSSSRSRSPLSVRIVQERPQSLRSISSATGATIDAAE; translated from the exons atgGATCGGCGGAGATCTTACGAGAGGCAGCAGAGTTCAACGCCGACGACGCCGACGTCACCGTCGTCGGGTACGCCGCAGAACCTCCACGCACGCGCTGGTTCCACGGGCTCCGTCATGGCGAACCCCCGGAGAGTGCAGAACATCGCCGCCACCAAAGCGGCCGCTCAGAGATTGGCACAGGTGATGTCGCATTCAACGGTAGACGTCGACGACGAAGACGAAGAGGAAGTTTCTCTCGACTATTCCACGCTCAGTGTCGGCATTGGCCTCGGAGCTGCAAGACCTGCTCGACCTCACTCTCCAATG AGAGTTCCAGCTATTCCGGAGCAACCTTCATCCTCAAGATCGCGTTCACCATTG TCAGTTCGTATCGTTCAAGAACGACCGCAATCTTTGAGAAGCATATCGAGTG CAACCGGTGCGACCATCGACGCCGCTGAATAG
- the LOC107492083 gene encoding acyl carrier protein 1, chloroplastic, with protein sequence MAANALTGNSISMRPLLSQLNQIPACSLISSSSSVLTSSFGRRNVSFSLRPRSIRLTVSCAAKQETVDKVCAIVKKQLALPDSSPVTGESKFSALGADSLDTVEIVMGLEEEFGISVEEDSAQSITTVQEAADLIEEIIQKK encoded by the exons ATGGCGGCAAATGCACTTACCGGAAACTCCATCTCTATGCGCCCTCTCCTCTCTCAGCTGAATCAAATACCG GCATGTAGTTTAATTTCCAGCTCAAGTTCGGTTTTAACTTCCAGCTTTGGGCGGAGGAATGTTTCTTTTAGCTTGCGGCCACGCTCAATTCGCCTCACAGTTTCCTGTGCG GCTAAACAAGAGACAGTAGACAAGGTGTGCGCAATAGTAAAGAAGCAGCTTGCTCTACCTGATAGTTCTCCAGTTACTGGGGAGTCAAAATTTTCAGCTCTAGGAGCTGATTCTCTTGACACG GTTGAGATTGTGATGGGTCTTGAGGAGGAATTTGGTATTAGCGTTGAAGAGGATAGTGCACAGAGCATCACTACTGTTCAGGAAGCTGCAGACCTTATTGAAGAGATCATTCAGAAAAAGTGA
- the LOC107492084 gene encoding uncharacterized protein LOC107492084 — translation MVREVAESCVDSLLTEMVASYCNRFYANKPELAARRIEAIGYQVGHQLSERYTMERPRFSDHLEAIKFICKDFWTELFKKQIDNLKTNHRGTFVLQDNKFPWLERISIDPSTDKVNSAEDDSFTTAENKAASTISMHLYYPCGIIRGALSNLGITCAVTADISNLPACSFVVRVKA, via the exons atggtGAGGGAAGTTGCAGAGAGTTGCGTTGATAGCTTGTTGACGGAGATGGTTGCGAGCTATTGCAACCGATTCTACGCGAACAAGCCTGAGCTCGCCGCCCGCAGAATCGAGGCCATTGGATACCAGGTCGGTCATCAACTCTCCGAAAG GTACACCATGGAGCGACCGCGATTCAGTGATCATCTGGAAGCCATAAAGTTCATCTGCAAGGATTTTTGGACTGAGCTCTTTAAGAAGCAAATAGACAACTTGAAAACAAACCATAGA GGTACCTTTGTATTGCAAGATAATAAGTTCCCCTGGCTTGAGCGGATATCAATTGATCCATCAACTGATAAAGTTAATTCAGCCGAGGACGATTCTTTCACTACAGCTGAAAACAAGGCTGCAAGCACAATAAGCATGCATCTTTATTACCCATGTGGCATCATTAGAGGAGCTCTTTCAAATTTGGGAATTACTTGTGCAGTTACTGCAGATATATCAAATCTTCCAGCAT GCTCATTTGTGGTACGTGTAAAAGCGTGA